A window of the Caldisericota bacterium genome harbors these coding sequences:
- a CDS encoding phosphoglucomutase/phosphomannomutase family protein, translating into MNIHFGTSGWRSIIAKDFTFENVEVASYAIAQHLLAKGGKSLVIGYDTRFLSNEFAKTSAKVLAAYGIKSYFSLTDIPTPVIAYLTVAKKTDGAINITASHNDPYYNGIKFSSKSGGPALPEETEDIEKRINKFFKNKKIIKKMLFEKAVEKKLIIPFNENEYTDAIRKLIDFTPIKKKRPKIIYDPFYATGSRYLPKILKEYTDFTMIHGKKDVLFGGLHPEPTGENLDPLIKKVQSSKADLGIATDGDADRFGIIDFDGSYISPNMVLPIIYYYFLTERGINGNAVRTVATTHLIDKIAKHFGYQVKETPVGFKYIGDAIMKGEAVFGGEESGGASMKGWLADKDGILVDLLVTEIFSRRKKPMKELFKELTNKFGDTYSKRLDFEYKGDRKTIERKLKNTVKTFSKEMSIKKINELDGTKIILADKSWILFRFSGTEPKIRIYAESDNEKKFKTLLEKGKEIVQRATF; encoded by the coding sequence ATGAACATACACTTCGGCACATCAGGTTGGAGAAGTATCATAGCCAAAGATTTTACATTTGAAAATGTAGAAGTTGCAAGTTATGCAATAGCTCAACATCTTTTAGCTAAAGGTGGCAAATCTTTAGTAATAGGATACGACACAAGATTTTTATCAAATGAATTTGCAAAAACTTCTGCAAAAGTTCTTGCAGCGTATGGAATAAAGAGTTATTTTTCTCTTACTGATATTCCGACCCCCGTTATAGCATATCTCACTGTAGCAAAAAAGACAGATGGCGCAATTAATATTACAGCTTCGCACAATGATCCATACTATAATGGGATTAAATTCTCTTCAAAATCTGGCGGACCTGCCCTGCCTGAAGAAACAGAAGACATAGAAAAAAGAATAAATAAATTTTTTAAAAATAAAAAAATAATTAAAAAGATGCTGTTTGAAAAAGCAGTAGAAAAAAAACTAATAATTCCTTTCAACGAAAATGAATATACGGATGCAATAAGAAAACTGATTGACTTCACGCCAATAAAGAAAAAAAGACCAAAAATAATTTACGATCCTTTTTATGCAACAGGTAGTCGCTATTTACCAAAAATATTAAAAGAGTACACGGATTTTACAATGATCCACGGCAAAAAAGATGTACTGTTTGGTGGCCTGCACCCTGAACCTACGGGAGAAAATCTCGATCCCTTAATTAAAAAAGTTCAATCATCTAAAGCTGATTTGGGTATTGCAACAGATGGAGATGCTGACAGATTTGGAATTATAGATTTTGACGGGAGTTATATTTCTCCCAATATGGTACTCCCTATTATATACTACTACTTTCTCACTGAAAGAGGAATTAATGGTAATGCTGTGAGAACCGTTGCTACAACACACTTAATAGATAAGATTGCAAAGCATTTTGGCTACCAGGTCAAAGAAACACCCGTAGGATTTAAATACATTGGAGACGCAATCATGAAAGGCGAAGCTGTATTTGGAGGAGAAGAAAGCGGAGGAGCATCAATGAAGGGATGGCTAGCCGACAAAGACGGGATTCTTGTGGATCTCCTCGTCACGGAAATCTTTTCTCGAAGAAAAAAACCGATGAAAGAATTATTCAAAGAACTCACCAATAAATTTGGGGATACATACTCAAAGCGGCTTGATTTTGAGTATAAAGGCGATAGAAAAACAATTGAAAGAAAATTAAAAAATACCGTAAAAACCTTTTCAAAAGAGATGTCTATCAAAAAGATTAACGAACTAGATGGAACAAAAATTATTTTAGCCGATAAAAGTTGGATTCTATTTAGATTCTCAGGGACAGAACCTAAAATACGTATATATGCAGAGTCTGACAATGAAAAAAAGTTTAAAACACTACTTGAAAAGGGAAAAGAAATAGTTCAAAGAGCAACATTTTGA